A single region of the Mycobacterium avium subsp. avium genome encodes:
- the gyrB gene encoding DNA topoisomerase (ATP-hydrolyzing) subunit B, producing MAAQKKKAQDEYGASAITVLEGLEAVRKRPGMYIGSTGERGLHHLIWEVVDNSVDEAMAGYADRVDVRILDDGSVEVADNGRGIPVAMHATGAPTVDVVMTQLHAGGKFGGENSGYNVSGGLHGVGVSVVNALSTRLEVNIARDGYEWSQYYDHAVPGTLKQGEATKRTGTTIRFWADPDIFETTEYDFETVARRLQEMAFLNKGLTINLTDERVTNEEVVDEVVSDTADAPKSAQEKAAESAAPHKVKHRTFHYPGGLVDFVKHINRTKNPIHQSIIDFGGKGPGHEVEIAMQWNGGYSESVHTFANTINTHEGGTHEEGFRSALTSVVNKYAKDKKLLKDKDPNLTGDDIREGLAAVISVKVSEPQFEGQTKTKLGNTEVKSFVQKVCNEQLTHWFEANPADAKVIVNKAVSSAQARIAARKARELVRRKSATDLGGLPGKLADCRSTDPRKSELYVVEGDSAGGSAKSGRDSMFQAILPLRGKIINVEKARIDRVLKNTEVQAIITALGTGIHDEFDITKLRYHKIVLMADADVDGQHISTLLLTLLFRFMRPLIEHGHVFLAQPPLYKLKWQRSDPEFAYSDRERDGLLEAGLKAGKKINKDDGIQRYKGLGEMDAKELWETTMDPTVRVLRQVTLDDAAAADELFSILMGEDVDARRSFITRNAKDVRFLDV from the coding sequence GTGGCTGCCCAGAAGAAGAAGGCGCAAGACGAATACGGTGCTTCAGCGATCACCGTCCTGGAAGGGCTGGAGGCGGTCCGCAAACGCCCCGGCATGTACATCGGCTCCACCGGCGAGCGAGGTCTGCACCACCTCATCTGGGAGGTGGTCGACAACTCGGTCGACGAAGCGATGGCCGGCTACGCCGACCGCGTCGACGTACGGATCCTGGACGACGGCAGCGTCGAGGTCGCCGACAATGGCCGCGGCATCCCCGTCGCGATGCACGCGACCGGCGCCCCCACCGTCGACGTGGTGATGACGCAGCTGCACGCCGGCGGCAAGTTCGGCGGCGAGAACAGCGGCTACAACGTCAGCGGCGGTCTGCACGGCGTCGGCGTCTCGGTGGTCAACGCGCTGTCCACTCGGCTCGAGGTCAACATCGCCCGCGACGGCTACGAGTGGTCGCAGTACTACGACCACGCCGTGCCCGGCACCCTCAAGCAGGGCGAGGCCACCAAGCGCACCGGCACCACCATCCGGTTCTGGGCCGACCCCGACATCTTCGAGACCACCGAGTACGACTTCGAAACGGTGGCCCGGCGGCTGCAGGAAATGGCGTTCCTCAACAAGGGCCTGACCATCAACCTCACCGACGAGCGGGTGACCAACGAAGAGGTCGTCGACGAGGTGGTCAGCGACACCGCCGACGCACCCAAGTCGGCGCAGGAGAAGGCGGCGGAATCGGCTGCGCCGCATAAGGTCAAGCACCGCACCTTCCACTACCCCGGCGGCCTGGTCGACTTCGTCAAACACATCAATCGCACCAAAAACCCCATCCACCAGAGCATCATCGATTTCGGTGGGAAGGGCCCCGGCCACGAGGTCGAGATCGCGATGCAGTGGAACGGCGGCTACTCCGAATCGGTGCACACCTTCGCCAACACCATCAACACGCACGAGGGCGGCACCCACGAGGAGGGCTTCCGCAGCGCGCTGACCTCCGTGGTCAACAAGTACGCCAAGGACAAGAAGCTGCTCAAGGACAAGGACCCCAACCTGACCGGCGACGACATCCGCGAGGGTTTGGCCGCGGTGATCTCGGTCAAGGTGAGCGAACCGCAGTTCGAGGGCCAGACCAAGACCAAACTGGGCAACACCGAGGTGAAGTCGTTCGTGCAGAAGGTGTGCAACGAACAGCTCACCCACTGGTTCGAAGCCAACCCCGCAGACGCCAAAGTCATTGTCAACAAGGCGGTTTCATCAGCGCAGGCGCGCATCGCCGCGCGCAAGGCGCGAGAGTTGGTGCGCCGCAAGAGCGCAACCGACCTGGGCGGGCTGCCCGGCAAGCTCGCCGACTGCCGGTCGACCGACCCGCGCAAGTCGGAATTGTATGTGGTCGAGGGTGACTCGGCCGGCGGCTCGGCGAAAAGCGGCCGGGACTCGATGTTCCAGGCCATCCTTCCGCTGCGCGGCAAGATCATCAACGTCGAAAAGGCCCGCATCGACCGGGTGCTGAAGAACACCGAGGTGCAGGCGATCATCACCGCGCTGGGCACCGGGATTCACGACGAGTTCGACATCACCAAGCTGCGCTACCACAAGATCGTGTTGATGGCCGACGCCGACGTGGACGGCCAGCACATCTCGACGCTGTTGTTGACGCTGCTGTTCCGGTTCATGCGGCCGCTGATCGAACACGGGCACGTGTTCTTGGCCCAGCCACCGCTGTACAAGCTGAAATGGCAGCGCAGCGATCCCGAGTTCGCCTACTCCGACCGCGAGCGGGACGGGCTGCTCGAGGCCGGCCTGAAGGCCGGCAAGAAGATCAACAAGGACGACGGCATCCAGCGCTACAAGGGGCTGGGCGAGATGGACGCCAAGGAATTGTGGGAAACCACAATGGATCCCACCGTGCGGGTGCTGCGCCAGGTCACGCTGGACGACGCCGCGGCCGCCGACGAGCTGTTCTCCATCCTGATGGGCGAGGACGTCGACGCGCGCCGCAGCTTCATCACCCGCAATGCCAAAGACGTTCGCTTCC
- the recF gene encoding DNA replication/repair protein RecF (All proteins in this family for which functions are known are DNA-binding proteins that assist the filamentation of RecA onto DNA for the initiation of recombination or recombinational repair.) yields the protein MYVRHLGLRDFRSWAHADLELQPGRTVFIGSNGFGKTNLLEALWYSSTLGSHRVGTDAPLIRAGADRAVVSTIVVNDGRECAVDLEIAAGRANKARLNRSPVRSTREVLGVLRAVLFAPEDLALVRGDPSERRRYLDDLATLRRPAIAAVRADYDKVLRQRTALLKSLSGARHRGDRGALDTLDVWDSRLAEYGAQLMAARIDLVNQLAPEVEKAYQLLAPGSRAASIGYRSSLGAAASAEVNAGDRDYLEAALLAGLAARRDAEMERGMCLVGPHRDDLELWLGERVPKGFASHGESWSLALSLRLAAYELLRADESDPVLLLDDVFAELDAARRRALAAVAESAEQVLVTAAVLEDIPTGWQARRLFVELRDTDAGGVSELRP from the coding sequence GTGTACGTCCGGCATTTAGGACTGCGCGACTTCCGGTCCTGGGCACACGCCGACCTCGAACTGCAGCCGGGTCGGACGGTCTTCATCGGGTCCAACGGCTTCGGGAAGACGAATCTGCTTGAGGCGCTGTGGTATTCGAGCACGCTGGGGTCACACCGGGTGGGCACGGACGCGCCGTTGATCCGCGCCGGCGCCGACCGGGCGGTGGTGTCGACCATCGTGGTCAACGACGGCCGGGAATGCGCGGTCGATCTGGAGATCGCCGCCGGCCGGGCGAACAAGGCGCGGCTGAACCGGTCACCCGTGCGCAGCACCCGCGAGGTGCTCGGCGTGCTGCGCGCGGTGCTGTTCGCCCCCGAGGACCTGGCCCTGGTGCGCGGGGATCCCTCCGAGCGGCGCCGTTACCTCGACGACCTGGCGACGCTGCGGCGCCCGGCGATCGCCGCGGTGCGCGCCGACTACGACAAGGTGTTGCGGCAGCGCACCGCGTTGCTCAAATCGCTGTCCGGTGCCCGCCACCGGGGCGACCGCGGCGCGCTGGACACCCTCGATGTGTGGGACAGCCGACTGGCCGAATACGGGGCCCAATTGATGGCTGCCCGAATCGATTTGGTGAACCAGCTGGCGCCGGAGGTGGAGAAGGCCTATCAGCTGCTGGCCCCGGGATCGCGGGCGGCATCGATCGGCTACCGGTCCAGCCTGGGCGCGGCGGCCTCGGCCGAGGTGAACGCCGGCGACCGCGACTATCTGGAGGCCGCGCTGCTGGCCGGGTTAGCGGCCCGCCGGGACGCCGAAATGGAACGGGGCATGTGCCTGGTCGGCCCGCACCGCGACGACCTGGAGCTGTGGCTCGGTGAGCGGGTGCCGAAAGGCTTTGCCAGCCATGGGGAATCGTGGTCGCTGGCGCTGTCCCTTCGGCTCGCCGCCTACGAGTTGTTGCGGGCCGACGAAAGCGATCCGGTGTTGCTGCTCGACGACGTGTTCGCCGAGCTCGACGCCGCCCGGCGCCGGGCACTGGCCGCGGTGGCCGAATCCGCCGAGCAGGTGTTGGTCACCGCGGCGGTGCTCGAAGACATCCCGACGGGCTGGCAGGCTCGGCGGCTCTTCGTCGAGTTGCGCGACACCGACGCGGGCGGGGTATCGGAGCTGCGCCCATGA
- a CDS encoding DUF721 family protein, with amino-acid sequence MSDDQSPSPSGEPTAMDLVRRTLEEARAAARAQGKDAGRGRAAAPTPRRVAGQRRSWSGPGPDARDPQPLGRLARDLARKRGWSAQVAEGTVLGNWTAVVGHQIADHAVPTSLRDGVLSVSAESTAWATQLRMMQAQLLAKIAAAVGNGVVTSLKITGPAAPSWRKGPRHIAGRGPRDTYG; translated from the coding sequence ATGAGCGACGACCAGTCCCCCTCCCCCTCGGGAGAACCGACCGCGATGGACCTGGTGCGGCGGACCCTCGAGGAGGCCCGGGCCGCGGCCCGGGCACAGGGAAAAGACGCCGGCCGCGGGCGCGCCGCAGCACCCACGCCGCGCCGGGTGGCGGGCCAGCGGCGCAGCTGGTCGGGACCGGGACCCGACGCTCGCGACCCGCAACCGCTGGGCCGGCTGGCGCGGGACCTGGCCAGGAAGCGGGGATGGTCCGCCCAGGTCGCCGAGGGCACCGTGTTGGGGAACTGGACGGCGGTGGTCGGTCACCAGATCGCCGACCACGCGGTCCCCACCAGTCTGCGCGACGGTGTGCTGAGCGTGTCCGCCGAGTCGACGGCCTGGGCCACCCAGTTGCGGATGATGCAGGCGCAACTGTTGGCCAAGATTGCCGCCGCGGTCGGCAACGGCGTAGTGACCTCGCTGAAGATCACCGGTCCGGCTGCGCCGTCCTGGCGCAAAGGCCCGCGGCACATCGCCGGGCGCGGGCCGCGCGACACCTATGGTTAG
- the dnaN gene encoding DNA polymerase III subunit beta, with amino-acid sequence MDAATTTAGLSDLKFRLVRESFADAVSWVAKSLPSRPAVPVLSGVLLSGTDEGLTISGFDYEVSAEAQVAAEIASPGSVLVSGRLLSDIVRALPNKPIDFYVDGNRVALNCGSARFSLPTMAVEDYPTLPTLPEETGTLPADLFAEAIGQVAIAAGRDDTLPMLTGIRVEISGDTVVLAATDRFRLAVRELTWSAASPDIEAAVLVPAKTLAEAARTGIDGSDVRLSLGAGAGVGKDGLLGISGNGKRSTTRLLDAEFPKFRQLLPAEHTAVATINVAELTEAIKLVALVADRGAQVRMEFTEGSLRLSAGADDVGRAEEDLAVDFAGEPLTIAFNPTYLTDGLGSVRSERVSFGFTTPGKPALLRPASDDDSPPSGSGPFSALPTDYVYLLMPVRLPG; translated from the coding sequence ATGGACGCGGCGACGACAACGGCTGGCCTCAGCGACTTGAAGTTTCGTTTAGTGCGGGAGTCTTTCGCCGACGCGGTGTCGTGGGTGGCCAAGAGCCTGCCGTCGCGACCCGCGGTGCCGGTGCTCTCCGGGGTGCTGCTGTCCGGCACCGATGAGGGGCTCACCATCTCCGGATTCGACTACGAGGTTTCCGCCGAAGCACAGGTGGCGGCCGAAATCGCTTCTCCGGGAAGCGTTTTGGTATCCGGGCGGTTATTGTCTGACATCGTTCGGGCGCTGCCCAACAAGCCGATCGACTTCTACGTCGACGGCAATCGGGTGGCGTTGAACTGCGGAAGCGCCCGGTTCTCGCTGCCGACGATGGCCGTCGAGGATTACCCGACGCTGCCCACGCTGCCCGAGGAGACCGGGACGCTGCCGGCCGATCTGTTCGCCGAGGCGATCGGGCAGGTCGCGATCGCGGCCGGCCGCGACGACACCTTGCCCATGTTGACCGGAATCCGGGTTGAGATTTCCGGGGATACGGTGGTTTTGGCCGCCACCGACCGGTTCCGGTTGGCGGTTCGCGAGCTGACCTGGTCGGCGGCCTCCCCCGACATCGAAGCGGCGGTCCTGGTGCCGGCCAAGACGCTGGCCGAGGCGGCGCGGACCGGCATCGACGGCTCCGACGTGCGGCTGTCGCTGGGGGCGGGCGCAGGTGTCGGCAAGGACGGCCTGCTGGGCATCAGCGGCAACGGCAAGCGCAGCACCACCCGCCTGCTGGACGCGGAATTCCCGAAGTTCCGCCAGCTGTTGCCGGCCGAGCACACGGCGGTGGCCACCATCAACGTCGCCGAGCTGACCGAGGCCATCAAGCTGGTGGCGCTGGTGGCCGACCGGGGCGCGCAGGTGCGGATGGAATTCACCGAGGGGTCGCTGCGGCTGTCCGCCGGCGCCGACGATGTCGGCCGGGCCGAGGAGGATCTGGCCGTGGATTTCGCCGGCGAACCGCTGACGATCGCGTTCAACCCCACGTATCTGACCGACGGACTGGGATCGGTGCGCTCCGAACGGGTGTCGTTCGGCTTCACCACCCCGGGCAAGCCCGCACTGCTGCGCCCAGCGTCCGACGACGACAGCCCGCCGAGCGGCAGCGGGCCGTTCAGCGCGCTGCCCACCGATTACGTCTACCTGCTGATGCCCGTGCGGTTGCCAGGCTAG